Proteins from a genomic interval of Actinoalloteichus hymeniacidonis:
- a CDS encoding lysophospholipid acyltransferase family protein: protein MPELVYPPVVIASKALFRILDLRLSVTGAEHVPRTGGAVLASNHVSYLDFIFCGYGAQPAKRLVRFMAKKSIFDHRIAGPLMRGMSHIPVDRAAGAESYDQALAALRSGEVVGVFPEATISRSFTVKGLKNGAARLAAAAGVPLIPVSLWGTQRLWTKGRPRTLNRRHVPVSIDLGEPLHPTENDSAEDVTAVLRERMTALLDAAQRSYPDQPADSSDSWWQPAYLGGSAPTPEEAAELDARRPEGG, encoded by the coding sequence ATGCCGGAACTCGTCTATCCGCCGGTCGTCATCGCCAGCAAAGCCCTGTTCCGGATACTGGATCTGCGGCTGAGCGTCACCGGGGCCGAACACGTGCCCCGGACCGGTGGCGCGGTGCTCGCGTCCAACCACGTCAGCTACCTCGACTTCATCTTCTGCGGCTACGGCGCACAGCCCGCCAAGCGGCTGGTCCGGTTCATGGCCAAGAAGTCGATCTTCGATCACCGCATCGCCGGACCACTGATGCGCGGGATGAGCCACATCCCGGTCGATCGGGCGGCGGGTGCCGAGTCCTATGACCAGGCTTTGGCCGCGCTCCGGTCCGGCGAGGTCGTCGGGGTCTTCCCCGAGGCCACGATCAGCCGGTCCTTCACCGTGAAGGGGTTGAAGAACGGGGCGGCTCGACTGGCGGCAGCGGCGGGCGTGCCGCTCATCCCCGTGTCGCTGTGGGGCACCCAGCGACTGTGGACCAAGGGCAGGCCGCGCACGCTCAACCGGCGTCATGTCCCGGTCTCGATCGACCTCGGCGAACCGTTACACCCCACCGAGAACGACTCCGCGGAGGATGTCACCGCCGTACTCCGGGAGCGGATGACCGCGCTGCTCGACGCGGCGCAACGGTCGTATCCGGATCAGCCCGCCGACTCCTCGGACAGCTGGTGGCAGCCCGCGTATCTCGGTGGTTCCGCGCCGACGCCGGAGGAAGCCGCCGAACTCGACGCGCGCCGCCCGGAAGGCGGCTGA
- a CDS encoding LacI family DNA-binding transcriptional regulator codes for MADANQGFGAGRPTLEQVAAAAGVSRGTVSRVVNGSPQVSESARAAVLQAVHELGYVPNRAARSLASKRADSVAFVVSEPETRVFGEPFFASLLRGASRELSNSGLQMVLVMSWTAREHAQVEQYVHNGHVDGLMLVSVHGDDPLPGRLSAGGIPVVMVGRPHVTTPDIPYVDSDNVGGARSATNYLYDQGRRRIATITGPQDMSVGIDRLAGYRSALRGRRGVPRDLYAIGDFGRESGERAMYQLLEREPMLDGVFAASDLMAAGALSALRAKGRRVPEDVAVIGFDDSEVAGHTDPPLSSVRQPVEFLGREMARMLRIMIEGGDRNVAPLIAPTELVLRGST; via the coding sequence GTGGCCGATGCCAACCAAGGGTTCGGAGCGGGCAGGCCCACCCTGGAGCAGGTGGCCGCCGCAGCCGGCGTGTCACGCGGCACCGTCTCTCGGGTGGTGAACGGCTCTCCCCAGGTGAGCGAATCGGCCAGGGCGGCGGTACTGCAAGCGGTCCACGAGCTCGGCTACGTGCCGAACCGGGCCGCTCGCAGTCTCGCCAGCAAGCGAGCCGACTCGGTCGCCTTCGTCGTGTCCGAGCCGGAGACGAGGGTCTTCGGCGAACCGTTCTTCGCGAGCCTGTTGCGCGGTGCGAGCCGGGAGCTGTCCAACAGCGGCCTCCAGATGGTGCTCGTGATGTCCTGGACCGCCAGGGAGCACGCCCAGGTCGAGCAGTACGTGCACAACGGGCATGTCGACGGATTGATGCTGGTCTCGGTACACGGCGACGATCCGTTGCCGGGCAGGTTGTCCGCAGGCGGGATCCCCGTGGTCATGGTGGGTCGACCGCATGTCACCACCCCGGATATCCCCTACGTCGACTCCGACAACGTCGGCGGCGCGCGCAGCGCCACCAACTACCTCTACGACCAGGGGCGACGTCGAATCGCCACCATCACCGGTCCGCAGGACATGTCGGTGGGCATCGACCGGCTCGCCGGCTACCGCTCGGCGCTGCGCGGCCGACGCGGGGTGCCACGCGACCTGTACGCCATCGGCGACTTCGGCCGGGAGAGCGGCGAGCGGGCGATGTACCAGCTCCTGGAGCGCGAACCGATGTTGGACGGGGTGTTCGCGGCCAGCGATCTGATGGCGGCGGGCGCGCTCAGCGCGCTGCGAGCCAAGGGCCGTCGGGTTCCGGAGGACGTCGCGGTCATCGGCTTCGATGATTCCGAGGTCGCCGGGCATACCGACCCGCCGCTGAGTTCGGTCCGCCAACCGGTGGAGTTCCTCGGACGTGAGATGGCGCGCATGCTGCGGATCATGATCGAGGGCGGCGACCGCAACGTGGCACCGCTGATCGCGCCCACCGAGTTGGTCCTGCGCGGCTCGACCTGA
- a CDS encoding ABC transporter substrate-binding protein, whose product MLALPVGLTAALTLSACGGGSSADGDIELVVASFNEMGYEELLEEYEEANPGITVTHRKTGTAEAHHQNLFTKIGAGSGLADIEAVEEGYIAQAMEAAGRFNDLAEIGPEEVTADRWLDYKFEGGQTPDGKLIGYGTDIGPLAMCYRADLLEDAGLPSEPAEVGELFATWESYFEAGEEFIAANPESHWFDSGAQVFNAMHNQLEIGYYDTDSNLVVESNTAIKENWDTVVTAIEGGQSAGLEMGSPAWETSFGDDAFATKTCPPWMLGQIEGLAGEGKVWRVAEGFPDGGGNWGGSWLTVPTQSEHPEEAAELAAWLTAPEQQTRAFVASGPFPSQVEALESEELLSLTNEYFDVDTGALFAERAEAVGSAQFKGPRDGQIQTNVFMPAFASVEEGTADADQAWDAVVSGAENLAG is encoded by the coding sequence ATGCTCGCCCTGCCGGTAGGCCTAACCGCTGCCCTGACCCTGTCCGCCTGCGGTGGGGGCAGCTCGGCGGACGGCGACATCGAGCTGGTCGTCGCGAGCTTCAACGAGATGGGCTACGAGGAATTACTCGAGGAGTACGAGGAGGCCAACCCCGGCATCACGGTCACGCACCGTAAGACCGGCACCGCCGAAGCTCACCACCAGAACCTGTTCACCAAGATCGGTGCCGGTTCGGGACTCGCCGATATCGAGGCGGTCGAGGAGGGCTACATCGCGCAGGCGATGGAGGCAGCCGGTCGGTTCAACGATCTCGCCGAGATCGGCCCGGAGGAGGTGACCGCGGATCGTTGGCTGGACTACAAGTTCGAGGGGGGTCAGACCCCGGACGGCAAGCTGATCGGCTACGGAACCGACATCGGGCCGCTGGCCATGTGCTACCGGGCGGACCTGCTGGAAGACGCCGGGCTGCCCAGTGAGCCGGCCGAGGTCGGCGAGTTGTTCGCCACCTGGGAGTCCTACTTCGAGGCAGGCGAGGAATTCATCGCCGCGAACCCCGAATCGCACTGGTTCGACTCCGGCGCCCAGGTCTTCAACGCCATGCACAACCAGTTGGAGATCGGCTACTACGACACCGACAGCAACCTGGTGGTCGAGTCCAACACGGCGATCAAGGAGAACTGGGACACGGTCGTCACGGCGATCGAGGGCGGACAGTCGGCTGGGTTGGAGATGGGCAGCCCGGCGTGGGAGACCAGCTTCGGTGACGACGCCTTCGCCACCAAGACCTGCCCGCCGTGGATGCTCGGCCAGATCGAGGGGCTGGCAGGGGAAGGAAAGGTTTGGCGAGTGGCCGAAGGCTTCCCCGACGGCGGTGGCAACTGGGGCGGTTCCTGGCTGACCGTGCCGACCCAGAGCGAGCACCCCGAGGAGGCTGCCGAACTGGCTGCTTGGCTGACCGCACCGGAGCAGCAGACCAGGGCCTTCGTCGCCTCCGGTCCGTTCCCGAGCCAGGTCGAGGCCCTGGAGTCCGAGGAGCTGCTCTCGCTGACCAACGAGTACTTCGACGTCGATACCGGTGCCCTGTTCGCTGAGCGGGCAGAAGCAGTGGGCTCCGCCCAGTTCAAGGGCCCTCGTGACGGTCAGATCCAGACCAACGTCTTCATGCCCGCCTTCGCCTCGGTGGAGGAGGGAACGGCAGACGCCGACCAGGCATGGGACGCGGTCGTCAGCGGCGCCGAGAACCTCGCAGGCTGA
- a CDS encoding carbohydrate ABC transporter permease, protein MTVGTSGSSDPESRETDDDPAPPGDHGGRQSLRDRLNHWDVRYSPYLYIAPFFIIFAIVGLFPLLYTSYVSLFDWSLVADEPVFIGLDNYVELMGDARFWQAMVNTLSIFILSTAPQLVMALLFAVLLDAHLRARTTFRVALLLPYVASLVALGIIFGNLFNQEYGLINGVLGLVGIDPIDWHANRFLSHVAIASMVNWRWTGYNALIILAAMQAIPRDLYEAATVDGAGRWRRFISVTLPMLRPTMIFVVITATVGGLQIFTEPKLFAEVPGSNNGGSTGQFQTVTLFMYQQGFENFELGYASATAWILFLVIVIFALINFWITRRISTTEDPR, encoded by the coding sequence CTGACCGTCGGAACGTCCGGGTCGAGCGACCCGGAGAGCCGGGAGACGGACGACGATCCGGCACCACCCGGGGACCACGGTGGGCGGCAGAGTCTGCGGGACCGGCTCAATCACTGGGACGTCCGCTACTCGCCGTACCTCTATATCGCGCCGTTCTTCATCATCTTCGCCATCGTGGGCCTGTTCCCACTGCTCTACACCAGTTATGTCTCGCTGTTCGACTGGAGTCTGGTCGCCGACGAACCGGTGTTCATCGGTCTGGACAACTATGTCGAGTTGATGGGCGATGCCAGGTTCTGGCAGGCCATGGTCAACACGCTGAGCATCTTCATCCTGTCCACCGCCCCACAGCTGGTGATGGCGCTGCTGTTCGCCGTCCTGCTGGACGCGCATCTGCGGGCTCGGACGACCTTCCGCGTCGCACTGCTGCTGCCCTACGTGGCCAGCCTGGTTGCCCTGGGCATCATCTTCGGCAATCTCTTCAACCAGGAATACGGCCTGATCAACGGGGTGCTGGGCTTGGTGGGCATCGACCCCATCGACTGGCATGCCAATCGGTTCCTCAGTCACGTCGCCATCGCCAGCATGGTCAACTGGCGCTGGACCGGTTACAACGCGCTGATCATCCTCGCGGCGATGCAGGCCATTCCCCGTGATCTCTACGAGGCGGCCACCGTGGACGGCGCAGGCCGGTGGCGGCGATTCATCAGCGTGACGCTGCCGATGCTGCGTCCCACGATGATCTTCGTCGTGATCACCGCGACGGTGGGCGGCCTGCAGATCTTCACCGAGCCGAAGCTGTTCGCGGAGGTGCCCGGCTCGAACAACGGCGGGTCCACCGGTCAGTTCCAGACCGTCACGCTGTTCATGTACCAACAGGGCTTCGAGAACTTCGAACTCGGCTATGCCTCGGCGACGGCATGGATCCTCTTCCTGGTGATCGTGATCTTCGCACTCATCAACTTCTGGATCACCCGCCGAATATCGACTACGGAGGATCCACGATGA